From the genome of Hyperolius riggenbachi isolate aHypRig1 chromosome 9, aHypRig1.pri, whole genome shotgun sequence, one region includes:
- the FOS gene encoding protein c-Fos, whose translation MYSFTDYEAASSRCSSASPAGDSLTYYPSPAASFSSMGSPLTPQEFSTDSSSSFVPTVTAISTSPDLQWLVQPTLISSVAPSQSRVHPYGAAPTYSRTGVVKSSSGRGPSQGRRGRIEQLSPEEEEKRRVRRERNKMAAAKCRNRRRELTDTLQAETDDLEDEKSVLQAEIAALLKEKEKLEFILAAHKPACKIPHDLEGTFQDLTSSLDLGLIAEVTNSSSSQEITMEPLFSAVLPQSSIPEKEISQLQIPLELKSEPLDDFLFSSPAAGSSDAARSVPDVDLSSTLYTADWEPLYNTLSVDMEPLCTPVVTCTPTCTTYTTSFVFTYPESEPFPNCGAAHRRGSNSNEQSSDSLNSPTLLAL comes from the exons ATGTACAGCTTTACCGACTACGAGGCGGCCTCTTCCCGCTGCAGCAGCGCCTCTCCTGCCGGGGACAGCCTGACTTACTACCCGTCCCCTGCTGCCTCCTTCTCCAGCATGGGATCCCCACTCACCCCACAG gagTTCAGCACTGACTCTAGCAGCAGTTTTGTCCCTACTGTGACAGCCATCTCCACGTCCCCTGACCTGCAGTGGCTTGTACAACCTACCCTTATCTCATCTGTGGCTCCCTCCCAGTCCAGAGTTCATCCATACGGGGCAGCTCCAACCTACAGCCGCACTGGGGTGGTGAAAAGCTCCTCTGGACGAGGACCAAGCCAGGGCAGGAGAGGAAGAATTGAACAG CTATCTCCTGAGGAAGAAGAGAAAAGGAGAGTTAGACGTGAGAGAAACAAGATGGCTGCGGCCAAATGCCGTAATCGTCGTCGCGAATTGACAGACACCCTCCAAGCA GAGACCGATGATTTGGAGGATGAGAAATCTGTCCTGCAGGCTGAAATTGCTGCCCTcttgaaagagaaagagaaactgGAGTTTATCCTCGCTGCTCATAAACCAGCCTGCAAGATTCCACATGACTTAGAAGGAACATTTCAGGATCTGACCTCTTCCTTGGACTTGGGTTTGATTGCTGAGGTTACCAACTCTTCCAGCTCTCAAGAGATTACTATGGAGCCTCTCTTCTCTGCAGTCTTACCACAGTCTTCCATCCCCGAGAAGGAAATCTCCCAGCTACAGATCCCTTTGGAACTGAAATCCGAACCTTTGGATGATTTTCTGTTCAGCTCTCCTGCGGCTGGTTCTTCTGACGCAGCTCGCTCCGTTCCCGATGTGGACCTTTCCAGCACACTGTATACAGCTGACTGGGAACCTCTCTACAACACGTTGTCTGTGGACATGGAGCCTCTGTGCACCCCTGTGGTCACCTGTACCCCAACATGCACCACCTACACCACCTCTTTTGTCTTCACATACCCAGAGTCTGAGCCCTTCCCCAACTGTGGTGCCGCACATCGGAGGGGAAGCAACAGCAATGAGCAATCCTCAGACTCTCTCAACTCTCCAACCCTTCTGGCTTTGTAA